The Deinococcus fonticola genome includes the window GCCGAATGAAGGTGTGCGCGATGCCGCGGTCGTGAGTCCAGAGGTCCAGGGCCTTGCCCGCGAACTCTGGGCCGTTGTCGGTGGTGATCGCCTGCGGTGCACCTCTGAATTTCACGACGGCATCCAGGGCTCGGACGACATCATGTCCCGTGATTGAGATGCTGACGTGCATGACCAGGCACTCCCGGGTGAAATCATCCACGACGTTCAGGACGCGGAACCGCTGTCCGGAAGCCAGCTGATCGGCCATGAAATCCAGACTCCATCGCTGATTTGGGGCAGAAACCTGCGATTTCTGCTGACGCGCTCCTACGCTGAGTTTCTTCCGCTCCTTCTTCCGAACGGCCAGCCCTTCAGCCCGGTAGATCCGGTAAACGCGCTTGTGGTTCACGGTCTCACCTTCCCGGCCCAGCATCAAGTGAATCCGTCGGTACCCGAAGCGCGGCCGTTCCTGAGCCAGTGTGCGAAGACGTTCGACCAGGCGCTGATCCTTTTCCCTTTTAGGGCTGTTCCGTCTTTGTGTGGTTCGGGAGAAGCCCAGCACCCGGCAGGCCCGTCTTTCGCTGACGGGGAATGACTCCTGAAGCAGTGCCACCATCTGCTTTTTGAGCGGCGTCTGCGCCTGGGACGTCGTCCCAGGCGTCACCACTTTCGACAGGGGCACCTCCTTCAGCATGGCGTTGTCGAGCGACAGATCGGCCACCAGCTTCTTGAGTCGCTGGTTTTCGGCTTCCAATTGGCGGAATTTCCGAGTCTCGTCTTTGGTCATGCCGCCGTACTTGACCTTCCAGCGATAGATGGTCGTCATCGCGACTCCATGGAGTCGCGTCAGATCACTGATCGGCGTCCCCGCCTCAAGCTGGCCGAGGATGTCCAGAATCTGCTGCTCCGTGTACCGTTTGCCTTTCATGCGCCTCCAAGTGTGCTGCTGGATTTGCAATCAGACTGGCACCGAAATCAGGGGCAAG containing:
- a CDS encoding IS3 family transposase: MKGKRYTEQQILDILGQLEAGTPISDLTRLHGVAMTTIYRWKVKYGGMTKDETRKFRQLEAENQRLKKLVADLSLDNAMLKEVPLSKVVTPGTTSQAQTPLKKQMVALLQESFPVSERRACRVLGFSRTTQRRNSPKREKDQRLVERLRTLAQERPRFGYRRIHLMLGREGETVNHKRVYRIYRAEGLAVRKKERKKLSVGARQQKSQVSAPNQRWSLDFMADQLASGQRFRVLNVVDDFTRECLVMHVSISITGHDVVRALDAVVKFRGAPQAITTDNGPEFAGKALDLWTHDRGIAHTFIRPGKPVENAYIESFNGRVRDECLNLHRFQSLDQARLILTAWRHDDNDIRPHTSLGGRTPNEFARLEQAG